The Blastomonas sp. SL216 DNA window GGCGCAATATTCGGAAAACTTCCTCAACCCGGCCAACGCGTTCACCGCGCCCGACCGCTCGGTCAGCGGCACCGTCAGCCTCAACGTGCCAGTCTATTCCGGCGGCAGCGTGCGCAACGCGATCAAGGCCTCCAAGACCCGGGTCGAGGCTGGCCAGGCCGATCTGCGCGGCACCGAAGCCACCGTGTTCAGCAACGTCGTCGCCGCCTATATGGACGTGATCCGCGACGAGGCGATCGTCGGCCTTCAGCGCCAGAATGTCGAGGTGCTCGACGTCAACCTGCAGGCATCGTCAGACCGGTTCGAGATCGGCGACCTGACGCGTACCGACGTTGCCCAGTCCGAAGCGCGGCTGGCCATCGCGCGGACCGACCTGCAGACCGCCGAAGCGAACCTGATCCGCAGCAAGGAAACCTATATCCAGCTGGTCGGCCAGGCACCGGGAGATCTGGAACCGCCGCCGCCCCTGCCCAATCTGCCCGCTGCACCCGATGTCGCGGTGGCGACCGCGCTGGACAGCAACCCCGATCTGGAAGCCGCGCGCGAGCGCGTGAAGGCAGCGAATTTCGACGTGAAATCGGCGCGCGGCACCCGCATGCCGCAGGTCAGCCTGTTCAGCCAGGGCAACTACCAGAACTTCCTGGGCACGCTGGGAAGCGCGCTCATTCAGGGCAATTTCGTGCAGCAGCAGTCGAGCGCCGCAGCCGGCGTGCAGCTGACCGTTCCCGTCTATCAGGGCGGCCGTCCGGGGGCACAAATCCGCCGGGCTCAGGCTGTGTCGGGTCAGGCGATGGAACAGGAAATCGCGGTCGAGCGCAGCATCATCGCGCAGGTCCGCGCCGCCTATGCCAGCTTCAACGCCTCGATGCAGGTGATCGATTCGTCGCAAAAGGCGGTGGAGGCGAACACGCTGGCACTGGAGGGCGTGCGCGCCGAGAACAGCGTCGGCAACCGCACCATCCTCGACATTCTGGATGCCGAGCGCGAATTGCTGAATGCGCAGGTGCAGCTCGTCACCGCGCGCCGCAACGCCTATGTCGCGGGCTTCACCCTGCTCGCCGCGATGGGCCGGGCAGAGGCACGCGATCTGGGGCTGGACGGCGGCATGCTCTATGATCCGGAGATCAACTACGAGCGCGTGCGCGACAAGATCAACGATTTCGATTCGGACAAGGACCCGGTCGTCCAATCGACGCGCACCGTTGACAGCCCGGCGCAAAATGCCGCACTGATCGGGCCGCCCAACCAGTAAGCTGGATCAGGGCCGAATCGGATCAGGGGCGCAAGGACATGACACGCGACATTGGCGAGCCAAGCCTTGAGGAAATTCTCGCCTCGATCAAGAAAGTGATCGCCGAAGACGGCCGTCGCCCGCGCCGCGCAGCGCCGCAGCGTCCCGCACCCGCCCGGCAGAGCGCGCCGGTGGACGACATTCTGGAACTGACCGACAGCGTCGAGCCGGACCCTGTCGCCGAGCCCGAAGAGAGCCCGCTGATCAGCCGCGCCGGTGAACAGTCGATGCGCGAATCGCTGGCAGTGCTGGCCACGCTGACCGAACCCGGCGTCAGCCCGCAGATCGTGCGGTCGGGTGAAACCTCGCTGGAGGGCATGGTGCGCGAGATGCTGCGCCCGATGCTGTCCGACTGGCTGGACAAGAACCTGCCCCCCATTGTCGAGGCGATGGTGGCCAAGGAAATCGGGCGGATCACCGGCCGCAAGGGCTGATCGCCTGTCGCCAGGGGCTTTGCGCCCGGCATGTCAGGTGGTAACGCCTGCAACCATGAAGAAGCCGCTTTTCGCCGCGCTGCTCGCCAGCGCCCTGTCGCCCCTGTTCCTTGCAGCCCCTGCCCTCGCCCGGCCGATGACCGAGACGGACCTTGCGACCTTCAATCGCCTGGGCGCGCCGGCCGCATCGCCCGATGGCAAATGGGTCGCCTATCAGCTGACCAGCACCGATCTGGCGGCGAACAAGCGCAGCACCGGCCTGTATCTGCTCGATATTGCCAGCAAGAATGCCCAGCCGATTTCGGTTGCCGATTCGCCGGGCCATAACGAAAGCGCGCCGGTCTTCGCGCGTGATGGCAAGCACCTGTTCTTCCTCTCCAACCGCACGGGCACCACTCAGGTCTGGCGCGTCGCGCTGCCCGGCGGTGAGCCGGTGCAGGTGACGATGGCGGCGGTCGACATCAGCGGCTTCAGCCTCTCTCCCGATGGCAACCAGATCGCGGTCTGGGCGGATGTGGCCGAAGGATACTCGGTCGATGCGTGCGATGCCAAGGCAAAGCCGCAGGGCACCGGCCGCGAATATGACCGGCTGTTCGTGCGCCACTGGGACAGCTGGCGCGAGCCGGGCACCTATTCCCGAATCTATGCCTATGCGCTCGGCACCGACGGCAAGGTGGCAGGACCTGCCCGCGCGATCAGCGGCTCGATCGAGGGCGATGCTCCCAGCAAGCCGTTCGGCGGCGGCGAGGAAATCGCCTGGGCCGCCGACAGCAGCGCGATCGCCTTTGCCATCCGCAAGTCCGATGGCGACGAGCCACGCTCGACCAATCTCGACATCGTCTGGCAGCCCCTGGCCGAGGGCGCTGCGGCGATGAACCTGACCGAAGCGAACCAGGCGACCGATTCGCTGCCCGCCGCTTCGCCCGATGGCCGCTGGCTGGCCTGGGCCGCGATGGCACGCCCGGGCTATGAGGCCGACCGGATGGTCGTGCACCTGCGCGACATGAAGACCGGCAAGGTCACGAAGCTGACCGAAGCCTGGGACCGATCGGCAGGCTCGCTGGCCTGGGCGGCGGACTCCCGGAGCCTGCTGGTGACGGCGCAGGACCTGCTTGAGCATCCGGCATTCCGCATCGACGTGCCCAGCGGCAAGGTCACAAGGCTGACCGAACGCGGCAATATCGGCAATGTCGTCCCGCTGGCGAGCGGCGGTTTCCTCTACACGGTGAACTCGGTCGCCGCGCCCGACGATCTGGTGCTGATGGACAAGAGCGGCCAGACCCGCCGCCTGACCAATGTCAACGCCGACAAGCTCGCCGCGCTCGATCCGGTGCAGTACGAACAGTTCAGCTTCAAGGGCGCGAATGGCGACCTCGTATACGGCCAGATCGTCAAGCCGCAGGGTGGGGGGATTGGCGCAAGGGGGGGCAAGCTGCCAGTCGCGCTGCTGGTGCATGGCGGGCCGCAGGGCAGCTTCTACAACGCATGGTCCTATCGCTGGAACCCGGCGGTGATGGCCTCGCAGGGCTATGCCGCGGTCACCATCGATTTCCACGGATCGACCGGATACGGCCAGGCCTTTACCGACAGCATCAACCGCGACTGGGGCGGCAAGCCGCTCGAGGACCTCAAGCTCGGCATGGCCGCGCTGCCCGGCATCGACGCCTCGCTCGACACGCCCAATGCCTGCGCGCTGGGCGGCAGCTATGGCGGCTATATGATGAACTGGATCGCGGGCCAGTGGCCCGACGGCTTCAAGTGCCTGGTCACGCATGCCGGCGTGTTCGACCTGCGCGCGATGGCATTCGAGACCGAGGAGCTGTGGTTCGACGAATGGGACCATGGCGGCCCCTGGTGGCAGCGCACCGACGCGGAAAAGTGGAACCCGGTCAATTACGTGACCCGCTGGAAGACGCCCACTCTGGTCATCCATGGCGAGAAGGACTTCCGCATCCCCTATTCGCAATCGCTCGCCGCGTTCACCGCGCTGCAGCGTCAGGGGATCGAATCGAAGCTGCTGATCTTCCCGGACGAGAACCACTGGGTGCTGAAAGCACAGAACAGCGTGCAATGGCACCGCAACGTGTTCGACTGGCTGGCCAGGCATCTCAAGGCCCGCGAGGTGAAATAAGCGCGTCCGGGCTTGGCTTGATGCGGCAAATGCCGCTAATGGCCTGCCCATGACCGACAAGACCGAACTTCCGAAGACATTCGATCCGTCCGCGATCGAGGCGAAATGGTATCCGCATTGGGAGGAAACGAACGCGTTCCGGCCCGAGCGGCCCGATGCCGTGCCCTATACCATCGTCAACCCGCCGCCGAACGTTACCGGTAGCCTGCACATCGGCCATGCGCTCGACAACACGCTGCAGGACATCATGATCCGCTACGAGCGGCTGCGCGGCAAGGATGCGCTGTGGGTGGTCGGCACCGACCATGCCGGCATCGCGACGCAGATGGTGGTCGAACGCCAGCTCGAGGCACGCCAAGACAAGCGCACGAACTACAGCCGCGAGGATTTCGTCAAGAAGGTCTGGGAGTGGAAGGAAGAAAGCGGCGGGCAGATCACCCGCCAGCTGCGCCGCCTGGGCTGTTCGATGGACTGGTCGCGCGAGCAGTTCACCATGGACCCGCATTTCAGCAAAGCGGTGCTCAAGGTGTTCGTCGACCTGTACAATCAGGGGCTGATCTATCGCGACAAGCGCCTCGTCAACTGGGACCCCAAGCTCAAGACCGCGATCAGCGATCTTGAGGTCGAAAC harbors:
- a CDS encoding DUF2497 domain-containing protein, producing the protein MTRDIGEPSLEEILASIKKVIAEDGRRPRRAAPQRPAPARQSAPVDDILELTDSVEPDPVAEPEESPLISRAGEQSMRESLAVLATLTEPGVSPQIVRSGETSLEGMVREMLRPMLSDWLDKNLPPIVEAMVAKEIGRITGRKG
- a CDS encoding TolC family outer membrane protein, producing the protein MAGCGAALVLGSTPLHAETLRDALIAAYQTNPTLNAARAQQRATDEGVPIALADGRPNSQVQAQYSENFLNPANAFTAPDRSVSGTVSLNVPVYSGGSVRNAIKASKTRVEAGQADLRGTEATVFSNVVAAYMDVIRDEAIVGLQRQNVEVLDVNLQASSDRFEIGDLTRTDVAQSEARLAIARTDLQTAEANLIRSKETYIQLVGQAPGDLEPPPPLPNLPAAPDVAVATALDSNPDLEAARERVKAANFDVKSARGTRMPQVSLFSQGNYQNFLGTLGSALIQGNFVQQQSSAAAGVQLTVPVYQGGRPGAQIRRAQAVSGQAMEQEIAVERSIIAQVRAAYASFNASMQVIDSSQKAVEANTLALEGVRAENSVGNRTILDILDAERELLNAQVQLVTARRNAYVAGFTLLAAMGRAEARDLGLDGGMLYDPEINYERVRDKINDFDSDKDPVVQSTRTVDSPAQNAALIGPPNQ
- a CDS encoding S9 family peptidase, which gives rise to MKKPLFAALLASALSPLFLAAPALARPMTETDLATFNRLGAPAASPDGKWVAYQLTSTDLAANKRSTGLYLLDIASKNAQPISVADSPGHNESAPVFARDGKHLFFLSNRTGTTQVWRVALPGGEPVQVTMAAVDISGFSLSPDGNQIAVWADVAEGYSVDACDAKAKPQGTGREYDRLFVRHWDSWREPGTYSRIYAYALGTDGKVAGPARAISGSIEGDAPSKPFGGGEEIAWAADSSAIAFAIRKSDGDEPRSTNLDIVWQPLAEGAAAMNLTEANQATDSLPAASPDGRWLAWAAMARPGYEADRMVVHLRDMKTGKVTKLTEAWDRSAGSLAWAADSRSLLVTAQDLLEHPAFRIDVPSGKVTRLTERGNIGNVVPLASGGFLYTVNSVAAPDDLVLMDKSGQTRRLTNVNADKLAALDPVQYEQFSFKGANGDLVYGQIVKPQGGGIGARGGKLPVALLVHGGPQGSFYNAWSYRWNPAVMASQGYAAVTIDFHGSTGYGQAFTDSINRDWGGKPLEDLKLGMAALPGIDASLDTPNACALGGSYGGYMMNWIAGQWPDGFKCLVTHAGVFDLRAMAFETEELWFDEWDHGGPWWQRTDAEKWNPVNYVTRWKTPTLVIHGEKDFRIPYSQSLAAFTALQRQGIESKLLIFPDENHWVLKAQNSVQWHRNVFDWLARHLKAREVK